A single genomic interval of Coregonus clupeaformis isolate EN_2021a chromosome 36, ASM2061545v1, whole genome shotgun sequence harbors:
- the LOC121552195 gene encoding leucine-rich repeat transmembrane protein FLRT2 — protein MEFQARLWNKNWGSFLRFWLTVLLSLNVHFSRPVASCPEECRCDKTFVYCNERSLTSVPLGVTEGYKILYLHNNQINNAGFPWELHNVASVETVYLYGNQLDEFPLNLPKNIRVLHLQENNIQTISRAALAQLPRLEELHLDDNSISTVGVEEGAFREAVSLKLLFLTKNHLSSVPIGLPEDLKELRLDENRIAVIAEEAFQNVTRLQRLLLDGNLLTDEGVAPGTFQELSTLRELALARNSLTFPPPLLPTQSLVKLSLQDNQLDQIPMMAFSDFQRLERLDISNNQLQTLTQGVFDGLVSLRQLTVRNNPWRCDCTVKWVVVWLKSLPGSINVRGFMCQSPESVRGMAIRELTLDAIQCPAGTDLQPDLWPTLRSTPLHTQLPTTTSTTLITTYMTTSIPTSTSSSYLTSPSPPHPPALPPHPAGPLPPYEDPLRLSFHVVNASCIEVSWASYFTVTAYKVTWVKMGKSLMSDVSRERTLSGDRRKLSLTNLEPKSVYRICVYVLDTLNSYRPGEDTICSEARTKSASSSSNNNKATGSEQAQQDTHSTLLLAGVIGGAVLVVLVMLLSLFCWHMHKKSRSESSKWKYNRGRRKDDYCEAGTKKDNSILEMTETSFQIVSLNNEQLLKGDFRIQPIYTPNGGIGFRDCHLSDNSLAYCKSSNVPSTEFCHT, from the coding sequence ATGGAGTTTCAGGCCAGGCTGTGGAATAAAAATTGGGGTTCATTTCTGCGTTTCTGGTTGACGGTCCTCCTGAGCCTCAATGTGCACTTCAGCCGTCCCGTCGCCTCGTGCCCGGAGGAGTGTCGCTGCGACAAAACATTTGTATACTGCAACGAGCGGAGCCTGACGTCAGTACCTCTGGGGGTGACAGAGGGCTACAAGATCCTCTACCTCCACAACAACCAGATCAACAACGCCGGGTTCCCATGGGAACTACACAACGTGGCCTCCGTGGAGACGGTGTATCTCTACGGCAACCAGCTGGATGAGTTCCCTCTCAACCTGCCCAAGAACATCCGGGTGCTCCATCTGCAGGAGAACAATATCCAGACCATCTCCAGGGCTGCCTTGGCCCAGCTTCCCCGCCTAGAGGAGCTCCACCTGGATGATAATTCCATCTCTACGGTGGGGGTGGAGGAAGGGGCGTTCCGGGAGGCCGTCAGCCTCAAGCTGCTCTTCCTCACCAAGAACCACCTGAGCAGTGTCCCCATTGGTCTTCCCGAGGACCTCAAGGAGCTGCGATTGGACGAGAACCGCATCGCCGTCATCGCTGAGGAAGCGTTCCAGAACGTGACGCGGCTCCAACGCCTACTGCTGGATGGGAACTTGTTGACAGACGAGGGCGTGGCCCCGGGGACGTTCCAGGAGCTGTCCACCCTCCGGGAGCTGGCGCTGGCTCGTAACTCTCTGACATTCCCCCCACCCCTCCTGCCGACCCAGTCCCTGGTCAAGCTCAGCCTGCAGGATAATCAGTTGGACCAGATCCCAATGATGGCCTTCTCTGACTTTCAGAGGCTTGAGAGACTGGATATCTCCAACAACCAGTTGCAGACGCTGACACAGGGGGTCTTTGACGGCCTCGTCAGCCTCAGACAGCTCACTGTTCGGAACAACCCGTGGCGCTGCGACTGCACTGTCAAATGGGTGGTGGTGTGGCTCAAGTCGCTGCCAGGCTCCATCAACGTGCGCGGGTTCATGTGCCAGAGCCCCGAGAGTGTGCGTGGCATGGCAATCAGAGAACTCACCCTGGATGCTATCCAGTGCCCAGCTGGGACGGACCTCCAGCCCGACCTCTGGCCTACCCTGCGCTCTACGCCCCTGCACACCCAActccccaccaccacctccaccaccctcATTACCACCTACATGACCACCTCCATCCCCACCTCCACATCCTCCTCCTACCTCACATCGCCCTCCCCTCCCCATCCCCCTGCCCTGCCTCCACATCCCGCTGGACCCCTGCCCCCTTATGAGGATCCCCTACGGCTATCCTTCCACGTGGTCAACGCCTCCTGCATCGAGGTGAGCTGGGCTTCCTACTTCACCGTTACGGCCTACAAGGTGACCTGGGTCAAGATGGGCAAGAGCCTGATGAGCGACGTCAGCCGCGAGAGGACGCTGAGTGGGGACAGGCGGAAGCTAAGCTTGACCAACTTGGAGCCCAAGTCAGTGTACCGGATCTGTGTGTACGTGCTGGACACCCTCAACTCCTACCGCCCAGGCGAGGATACAATATGTTCAGAGGCCAGGACCAAGTCGGCCTCATCCAGCTCCAATAACAACAAGGCCACAGGGTCAGAGCAAGCCCAACAGGACACACACTCCACCCTCCTTTTGGCCGGGGTGATCGGTGGGGCCGTCCTGGTCGTCCTGGTAATGCTGCTGAGCCTGTTTTGTTGGCACATGCACAAGAAGAGCCGCTCAGAGTCGTCCAAGTGGAAATACAACCGGGGCAGGAGAAAAGACGATTACTGCGAGGCAGGGACCAAAAAGGATAACTCTATACTGGAAATGACTGAGACCAGCTTTCAGATAGTCTCGTTGAACAATGAGCAACTTTTGAAAGGGGATTTCAGGATTCAGCCCATCTACACACCCAACGGAGGCATCGGCTTCAGAGACTGCCACCTCAGTGACAATAGCTTAGCCTACTGCAAGAGCAGCAACGTTCCCAGCACCGAGTTCTGCCACACGTGA